From one Peredibacter starrii genomic stretch:
- a CDS encoding LTA synthase family protein produces the protein MVLTAPQVRLLKRLLFLLIPYSVLRIGFYFYHLNIYKQFTQDEIFQSFLLGVRFDVAAICLLNLPLILLSCFSWIKERTERILFILINTAGFIVTVDDYELFLFTGKRLSYDFFVISDDILQQLPQIFLYYWYLPIAAIAFGIGYYFFDRSYFKATERKVSLPTRVGVGFVLLGLTFIGIRGGLQHKSINVQSAFVQGKNELGHLVLNSPYHFLRTLKNKPMQRLALFKSDDEAKNIILNQRDFRDGIEGKAKSNVVLIILESFASEYMEGGYTPFLNELKTKSHFFGRHLANGRKSIEALPSLLCGLPSLLDEPISKSIYSGNKFNCFPKMLKSVGYTNYFFHAGAKGTMGFDSYTLANGFDRYFSRKDYGEKDYDGTWGIFDGPYLQYVADRISEMPEPFLAGVFTLSSHQPYTIPGEFRGKFPKGNLEIHPSIGYTDYALREFFKRIEKEKWFSNTVFIITSDHSQKLETKKFSNLVGRYRVPLLVYVPGGAGKEYTKVTQHSDIPKTVLDYLEIKSDELPATSVSAFSNDEGAALNYADGSTYFMARKEVVTTLDKSYQQQSFNYDWETGEMHPVESNNPLLKAYLQYFMNGLINNNLSL, from the coding sequence ATGGTTCTAACGGCTCCGCAAGTTCGCCTTTTAAAGCGACTTCTGTTTCTCCTGATTCCTTATTCAGTCCTTCGGATTGGTTTCTATTTTTATCACTTAAATATTTATAAGCAGTTCACACAAGATGAGATCTTCCAGAGTTTTCTGTTGGGAGTTCGATTTGATGTGGCCGCTATTTGTCTTTTAAATCTTCCTCTTATTCTTCTTTCTTGTTTCTCTTGGATTAAAGAGAGAACAGAGAGAATTCTTTTTATCCTCATTAATACTGCGGGCTTTATTGTGACCGTAGATGACTATGAGTTGTTTCTCTTTACTGGGAAGCGCTTGAGTTATGACTTCTTCGTCATTTCTGACGACATTCTCCAACAACTTCCACAGATCTTTCTTTATTATTGGTATCTGCCGATTGCGGCGATTGCTTTTGGAATTGGGTATTACTTCTTTGATCGTAGTTACTTTAAAGCAACTGAGAGGAAGGTTTCATTACCTACTAGAGTAGGAGTGGGATTTGTTCTTTTAGGACTTACTTTTATTGGGATACGTGGAGGACTTCAGCACAAATCGATTAATGTGCAGTCGGCGTTTGTTCAGGGGAAAAATGAATTAGGTCATTTGGTGCTTAATTCTCCTTACCATTTTCTGCGTACGTTGAAGAATAAACCGATGCAGCGTCTGGCCCTATTTAAGAGTGATGATGAAGCAAAAAATATCATTCTTAATCAACGTGATTTCAGAGACGGAATTGAAGGAAAAGCAAAGTCCAATGTGGTTTTGATTATTCTAGAAAGTTTTGCCTCAGAATATATGGAAGGTGGATACACACCATTCCTAAATGAACTAAAAACCAAATCTCATTTCTTCGGTCGTCACCTCGCTAATGGAAGAAAATCCATCGAGGCCCTGCCTTCACTTCTATGTGGTCTTCCATCACTTCTTGATGAACCAATCAGTAAATCTATTTATTCCGGAAACAAATTTAACTGCTTCCCTAAAATGCTAAAGAGTGTTGGGTACACGAATTACTTTTTTCATGCTGGTGCTAAGGGCACAATGGGGTTTGATTCGTATACACTGGCCAATGGATTTGATCGTTATTTCTCTCGTAAAGATTATGGGGAGAAGGATTACGATGGCACTTGGGGAATTTTTGATGGGCCATATCTGCAATACGTGGCGGATCGAATTTCGGAAATGCCGGAACCATTTTTGGCCGGCGTTTTCACGCTGAGTTCACATCAGCCTTATACAATTCCGGGTGAGTTCAGAGGGAAATTTCCGAAAGGGAATCTCGAGATCCATCCAAGTATTGGCTACACCGATTATGCTCTTCGCGAATTCTTTAAACGCATCGAAAAAGAGAAATGGTTTAGTAATACAGTGTTCATCATTACCTCTGATCACAGTCAGAAACTTGAAACGAAGAAATTTTCGAATCTCGTGGGCCGATATCGGGTGCCACTTTTAGTCTATGTTCCAGGTGGAGCGGGGAAAGAGTACACTAAAGTCACTCAACATTCGGATATTCCGAAGACGGTTCTAGATTATTTAGAAATTAAGAGCGATGAACTACCTGCGACAAGTGTAAGTGCTTTCTCAAATGATGAAGGTGCTGCTTTGAATTACGCGGATGGATCGACCTATTTTATGGCCAGAAAAGAAGTAGTTACAACCCTGGATAAGTCATACCAACAGCAGTCTTTTAATTACGATTGGGAAACCGGTGAAATGCATCCGGTAGAGTCAAATAATCCCCTCTTAAAGGCCTACCTTCAGTACTTCATGAATGGGCTGATAAATAATAATTTATCTCTCTAG
- a CDS encoding carboxyl transferase domain-containing protein has protein sequence MQPLASHIDTNSKDFQVNAEFNRGLANELKKKIEKVRQGGGEDAVKKHKARKKLPPRERIEKILDPGSPFLELSALAADGVYDEDVPSAGMVTGIGLVHGVECLFVANDATVKGGTYFPLTVKKHLRAQEIALENRLPCIYLVDSGGAFLPKQDEVFPDKEHFGRIFFNQAQMSSQGIPQIAVVCGSCTAGGAYVPAMSDETIIVKGNGTIFLGGPPLVKAATGEEVTAEELGGADVHTSKSGVADHFAETEEDALEQARHIVATLNYQSKNPRKFIKTEVKAPLYPAEEIYGIIPQDTRKPFDVREIIARLVDGSEFQEFKERYGTTLVTGFAKIHGYLVGIVANNGILFSESSQKAAHFVELCGQRKVPLIFLQNITGFMVGKQYENEGIAKHGAKFVTAVSTVKVPKFTIMIGGSFGAGNYGMCGRAFGPRFLFMWPNSRISVMGGEQAANVLATVKQDGLAHAKKPLMTEQELAAFKQPILDKYEKEGSPYYSSARLWDDGVIDPAQTRDILGLCLSSTHNEEFKDPQWGVFRM, from the coding sequence ATGCAGCCTTTGGCCTCGCACATCGATACCAATTCGAAAGATTTCCAGGTGAACGCAGAATTCAATCGCGGTCTCGCCAATGAGTTAAAAAAGAAAATTGAAAAAGTTCGCCAAGGTGGCGGTGAAGATGCGGTTAAAAAACATAAGGCCCGTAAAAAACTTCCTCCACGTGAGCGTATCGAAAAGATTCTGGATCCAGGTTCTCCATTTTTAGAACTATCGGCACTTGCGGCGGATGGTGTTTATGATGAAGACGTTCCTTCGGCCGGTATGGTGACAGGGATTGGTCTGGTTCACGGTGTGGAATGTTTATTTGTGGCAAACGATGCGACGGTAAAAGGTGGGACTTACTTCCCGCTAACTGTAAAAAAACATTTAAGAGCGCAAGAGATCGCGCTTGAAAATAGACTGCCTTGTATCTATCTCGTGGATTCAGGTGGAGCGTTCCTTCCAAAGCAAGATGAAGTTTTCCCGGATAAGGAACACTTCGGAAGAATCTTCTTTAATCAGGCACAGATGTCGTCGCAGGGTATTCCGCAAATCGCAGTGGTGTGTGGTTCATGTACTGCGGGTGGAGCCTATGTTCCGGCAATGAGTGATGAAACGATTATCGTTAAAGGTAATGGGACGATCTTCTTAGGCGGTCCGCCGCTTGTTAAGGCGGCGACTGGTGAAGAAGTTACTGCGGAAGAATTAGGTGGAGCGGATGTTCATACATCTAAATCAGGTGTGGCCGATCATTTTGCTGAAACTGAAGAAGATGCGCTTGAGCAGGCTCGTCACATTGTGGCGACTTTAAATTATCAATCAAAGAATCCTCGTAAGTTCATTAAGACTGAAGTGAAAGCTCCGCTGTATCCTGCGGAAGAAATCTACGGGATCATTCCTCAGGACACTCGTAAGCCATTTGATGTGAGAGAGATTATCGCGCGTTTAGTGGATGGATCTGAGTTTCAGGAATTTAAAGAAAGATACGGCACAACGCTGGTGACGGGATTTGCGAAAATTCACGGATACTTAGTGGGGATTGTGGCGAATAACGGGATTCTTTTTTCTGAGTCTTCTCAGAAGGCCGCTCACTTTGTTGAACTATGTGGCCAAAGAAAAGTGCCTCTGATTTTCCTTCAGAACATCACGGGTTTCATGGTGGGCAAGCAATACGAGAATGAAGGGATCGCGAAACACGGAGCAAAGTTTGTGACGGCGGTTTCTACGGTTAAAGTTCCGAAGTTCACGATCATGATCGGTGGATCGTTTGGAGCTGGTAATTACGGAATGTGTGGACGAGCTTTCGGTCCAAGATTTCTTTTCATGTGGCCCAACTCTCGTATCTCGGTAATGGGTGGTGAGCAGGCAGCGAACGTACTTGCGACTGTAAAACAAGATGGTCTGGCGCACGCTAAGAAACCTCTTATGACGGAACAAGAATTGGCGGCGTTTAAGCAACCAATTCTCGATAAATATGAAAAAGAAGGATCACCTTACTATTCATCAGCTCGTCTATGGGACGATGGTGTGATTGATCCAGCTCAGACACGTGACATTCTTGGTCTGTGTTTAAGCTCAACTCATAATGAAGAATTTAAGGACCCTCAATGGGGCGTCTTCAGGATGTAA
- a CDS encoding enoyl-CoA hydratase-related protein, with protein MKYIEVIEKEEGVKEVWLNRPELHNAFNAELIEEMIALFESFKDERLIILSGKGSSFCAGADLNWMKAMKDYTKEENFKDSKRLAKMFSAINECDVPVIGRINGHALGGGVGLVSVCDYVIAADTALMGFTEARLGLIPAVISPYCISKIGESNARAWFLSGERFSAEEGKRMGLVHDVVLGPEIDTKVEEVKKRFLAAGPVAAKEAKKLIRGVMKNLKASEDFTCQMISERRISAEGQEGMRALLAKDKPAWMKQ; from the coding sequence ATGAAATACATTGAAGTAATTGAGAAAGAAGAAGGTGTGAAGGAAGTTTGGTTGAATAGACCGGAACTTCATAATGCTTTTAATGCTGAACTAATTGAAGAGATGATCGCGCTGTTTGAATCTTTTAAAGATGAGCGTTTGATTATTCTTTCTGGGAAAGGTTCGAGCTTTTGCGCGGGTGCGGATCTGAATTGGATGAAGGCCATGAAGGATTACACAAAGGAAGAGAACTTCAAGGACTCCAAACGTCTGGCGAAGATGTTCTCTGCCATTAACGAGTGTGATGTGCCGGTGATTGGAAGAATCAATGGGCACGCGCTTGGTGGAGGCGTGGGACTTGTGAGTGTGTGTGATTATGTGATCGCCGCTGATACAGCTCTTATGGGATTCACGGAAGCAAGACTTGGTCTTATTCCGGCGGTGATCTCTCCCTATTGTATTTCAAAAATCGGGGAATCAAATGCCCGTGCATGGTTCTTGTCTGGGGAAAGATTCTCGGCGGAAGAAGGAAAACGTATGGGGCTTGTCCATGACGTGGTTCTTGGACCTGAGATCGATACCAAGGTTGAGGAAGTTAAGAAGAGATTCTTGGCCGCTGGACCGGTAGCTGCCAAAGAAGCGAAAAAGCTTATCCGTGGTGTGATGAAAAATTTAAAGGCGAGTGAGGACTTCACTTGTCAGATGATCAGTGAGCGCAGAATCAGTGCCGAAGGGCAGGAAGGGATGCGTGCACTTCTAGCAAAAGATAAACCAGCTTGGATGAAACAATGA